The Elephas maximus indicus isolate mEleMax1 chromosome 19, mEleMax1 primary haplotype, whole genome shotgun sequence genome contains a region encoding:
- the ARL4D gene encoding ADP-ribosylation factor-like protein 4D: MGNHLTEIAPTASFLPHFQALHVVVIGLDSSGKTSLLYRLKFKEFVQSVPTKGFNTEKIRVPLGGSRSITFQVWDVGGQEKLRPLWRSYTRRTDGLVFVVDAAEAERLEEAKVELHRISRASDNQGVPVLVLANKQDLPGALSAAEVEKRLAVRELAASTLTHVQGCSAVDGLGLQPGLERLYEMILKRKKAARGSKKRR, encoded by the coding sequence ATGGGGAACCACTTGACAGAGATAGCGCCCACTGCCTCCTTCTTGCCCCACTTCCAGGCCTTGCACGTCGTGGTCATTGGGCTGGACTCGTCCGGAAAGACCTCCCTTCTTTACCGCCTCAAGTTCAAGGAGTTTGTCCAGAGCGTCCCTACCAAAGGCTTCAACACAGAGAAGATCCGGGTGCCCCTGGGGGGGTCCCGTAGCATCACCTTCCAGGTGTGGGACGTCGGGGGACAAGAGAAGCTGCGGCCACTGTGGCGCTCCTACACGCGAAGGACGGATGGGCTGGTGTTTGTGGTGGATGCTGCCGAGGCTGAGCGCCTGGAGGAGGCCAAAGTGGAGCTCCATCGAATCAGCCGGGCCTCGGACAACCAGGGTGTGCCCGTCCTGGTACTAGCTAACAAGCAAGACCTGCCAGGCGCGCTGAGTGCGGCTGAGGTGGAGAAGAGGCTGGCAGTCCGTGAGCTGGCGGCCTCCACGCTCACGCACGTGCAGGGCTGCAGCGCAGTGGATGGGCTGGGCCTGCAGCCAGGCCTTGAGCGCCTGTACGAGATGATCCTCAAGAGGAAGAAGGCTGCTCGAGGGAGCAAAAAGAGACGGTGA